A stretch of Syntrophales bacterium DNA encodes these proteins:
- the buk gene encoding butyrate kinase, producing MDKNRSLLIINVGSTSTKVACYRGEQALARDTIVYHVDDLARYASLADQLPRREQDVIAFLDKHGIETAGIDMIVSRGGLGRPAPAGAYRVDEAMCRDLLEGTYGKHPSALGPAMAFNISNRYGIPAIVVDPPSTDELEPLARVSGIPEIERKSAFHALNQKSAARWCAAGMGKAYEEINVIVAHLGGGITIGAHRKGRVIDCTHGLAEGPFTPERAGALPTIDLLEMVFSGKMDRQQIERRLVGEGGLAAYLGTTDARNLEERVRGGDEEAERIFESLAYQIAKDIAAMGAVLAGEVDRIVLTGGLARSTMLTDWVGGRVRFIAPVVILPGEDEMQALADGGVRVLRNEESVKSYLG from the coding sequence GTGGATAAAAACCGCAGTCTTCTCATCATCAATGTGGGCTCCACGTCGACGAAGGTTGCCTGCTACCGCGGTGAGCAGGCCCTGGCCCGGGACACCATCGTCTACCATGTTGATGATCTGGCCCGGTATGCTTCGCTTGCGGACCAGTTGCCCCGGCGCGAGCAGGACGTCATTGCCTTTCTGGATAAACACGGTATCGAGACGGCGGGAATCGATATGATAGTCAGCCGGGGAGGCCTTGGCCGTCCGGCACCCGCGGGAGCTTACCGTGTGGATGAAGCCATGTGTCGTGACCTTCTGGAGGGAACCTACGGAAAACATCCGTCCGCCCTGGGGCCGGCCATGGCTTTCAATATCTCGAACCGATACGGTATTCCCGCAATAGTGGTGGATCCGCCGAGTACCGACGAGCTTGAACCTCTTGCCCGTGTGTCGGGAATACCCGAGATTGAGCGCAAGAGCGCTTTTCACGCCCTGAATCAGAAAAGTGCGGCACGATGGTGCGCCGCCGGGATGGGAAAAGCATACGAGGAGATCAACGTCATTGTGGCCCATCTGGGCGGTGGTATCACCATCGGCGCCCATCGGAAGGGCCGGGTCATCGACTGCACCCACGGGCTCGCGGAAGGGCCCTTCACTCCCGAGCGTGCCGGGGCACTTCCGACGATAGACCTGCTGGAGATGGTCTTTTCCGGGAAGATGGACAGACAACAGATCGAGCGTCGTCTGGTGGGCGAGGGAGGCCTGGCGGCGTATCTGGGTACGACGGACGCGCGGAACCTGGAAGAACGGGTCCGCGGCGGCGATGAAGAGGCGGAACGGATTTTTGAGTCACTGGCCTACCAGATCGCCAAGGACATCGCTGCCATGGGAGCGGTTCTTGCCGGAGAGGTCGACAGGATCGTCCTGACGGGCGGGTTGGCCCGTTCGACCATGCTCACCGACTGGGTCGGCGGAAGGGTCCGGTTCATAGCCCCTGTTGTGATCTTGCCCGGTGAGGATGAAATGCAGGCGCTGGCGGACGGTGGGGTCAGGGTTCTCAGGAATGAAGAGAGCGTCAAGTCCTACCTCGGGTAA
- a CDS encoding aminotransferase class V-fold PLP-dependent enzyme, which yields MTQFNTYQRPQGVDMAELDAIAAELVDRQYNQWGYPFNHSVSMKAYDQWLVDRGLSDLTLINVGDPFKQDWDMLHTDVFERKVLDFWARHYGFENNYWGVITNGGTDGNMHGIYFGRKLLEAETGMAPIVYVSEEAHYSVKKLADIQNLEERVIKALPAGHMDTAELERQLDPSRPALIVIAVGGTFKSAVDDQEAVNAVIDRVRPRAVYRHVDMALMGGYLPFLSNQEARDIVDVRKMCFDSLAVSGHKFISLNEPCGVFICKREILEKTQSTPISYLSDRVIPTISCSRSGFAALKMFWRITTTTESGFRKQAEHALAMTDYLRERLEEIGYFTLVNPFANTVCFTRPPDDIVHKYALACIDSPEFGKLSHAVVMQYFTPELIDRFVEETASSE from the coding sequence ATGACACAATTCAATACCTATCAGCGCCCACAGGGGGTCGACATGGCTGAGCTGGACGCCATTGCCGCCGAGTTGGTTGACAGACAATACAACCAATGGGGATATCCTTTCAATCATTCCGTGTCCATGAAAGCCTATGACCAATGGCTCGTCGACAGGGGGCTCTCCGATCTCACGCTGATCAACGTGGGAGATCCCTTCAAGCAAGACTGGGATATGCTGCACACGGATGTTTTTGAGCGCAAGGTTCTTGATTTCTGGGCACGGCACTATGGTTTCGAAAACAATTACTGGGGTGTCATAACCAACGGAGGTACCGACGGCAACATGCACGGGATCTATTTCGGCAGAAAGCTGCTCGAAGCCGAGACAGGAATGGCCCCCATTGTATATGTATCGGAAGAGGCGCATTATTCGGTAAAGAAGCTGGCCGACATCCAGAACCTGGAAGAGCGTGTCATCAAGGCGTTGCCCGCTGGGCACATGGATACAGCAGAGCTTGAAAGACAGCTCGATCCTTCCCGGCCCGCACTGATCGTGATTGCCGTGGGCGGTACGTTCAAATCCGCCGTGGACGACCAGGAGGCTGTCAACGCCGTCATTGACCGTGTCAGGCCCCGCGCTGTGTACCGCCACGTGGACATGGCCCTCATGGGCGGATACCTGCCTTTCCTCAGCAATCAGGAAGCGCGGGACATCGTGGATGTGCGAAAGATGTGCTTCGATTCCCTGGCTGTATCGGGACACAAGTTCATCTCTCTTAACGAACCATGCGGCGTTTTTATCTGTAAACGTGAGATCCTGGAAAAAACTCAATCGACGCCGATCTCTTACCTGAGCGACAGGGTGATTCCGACCATCAGCTGCTCCCGGAGCGGTTTCGCCGCCCTGAAGATGTTCTGGCGCATCACGACCACCACTGAATCAGGCTTCCGCAAGCAAGCGGAACACGCCCTGGCGATGACAGACTACCTGCGCGAGCGACTGGAAGAAATCGGCTACTTCACGCTGGTAAACCCCTTCGCCAACACAGTCTGTTTCACCCGGCCCCCGGATGATATTGTCCACAAATACGCGCTTGCCTGCATCGATTCTCCGGAATTCGGGAAACTTTCCCACGCTGTGGTCATGCAGTATTTTACGCCTGAATTGATCGACAGATTTGTTGAGGAAACGGCTTCATCAGAATAA
- a CDS encoding phosphate acyltransferase, which yields MIPPFEDILKSAMGMEPRRVVVPFPAADDIRALSRAAGSGLVVPCLVGNGVSLKRSVERTPLASLKHEIAHAAGRRDALWQAITRVREGLADMLMQGGVPLRTLMKAVLDPVMGLKKRGGTPSYISLLALPKQDRLILITDTFLNDFPTLVEKQGILNNAVHLARLLGIETPKAAVLAAIEQVNPGISSTLDAAILSKMGERRQFGAAVVEGPLDIDCALSKVAADRKGVVSAVTGNVDIYLVPEIDTGYLLVEALVYFGGMDTVGLVAGTAGPVILKHPCVSEENRIVEIGLAGLLCAGEADGG from the coding sequence ATGATCCCGCCATTTGAGGATATACTGAAATCGGCCATGGGAATGGAACCCAGGCGGGTTGTTGTCCCTTTCCCGGCAGCTGACGACATCCGTGCACTTTCCCGGGCCGCCGGGTCCGGCCTTGTCGTTCCCTGTCTGGTCGGTAATGGGGTGTCCTTGAAAAGATCCGTTGAACGGACTCCGCTGGCGTCCCTGAAACACGAGATTGCCCACGCGGCCGGTCGGAGGGATGCCCTGTGGCAGGCCATCACCCGGGTTCGGGAGGGCCTGGCCGATATGCTCATGCAGGGGGGTGTGCCTCTCCGTACCCTGATGAAGGCCGTCCTTGACCCTGTCATGGGTCTGAAGAAAAGGGGCGGGACACCGAGCTACATATCCCTCCTGGCACTCCCGAAGCAGGACAGGCTGATCCTCATCACGGACACCTTTCTGAACGACTTCCCGACCCTGGTCGAAAAGCAGGGTATCCTGAACAATGCCGTCCATCTTGCCCGTCTGCTCGGCATCGAGACACCGAAGGCGGCCGTCCTCGCCGCCATAGAGCAGGTCAATCCCGGCATCTCGTCGACCCTGGACGCGGCGATTCTCTCAAAAATGGGTGAACGCCGACAATTCGGAGCGGCCGTGGTGGAAGGGCCGCTGGACATCGATTGCGCCCTCAGCAAGGTCGCGGCGGACCGGAAGGGTGTTGTGAGTGCGGTGACCGGGAATGTCGATATCTACCTGGTTCCCGAAATCGATACAGGTTATTTGCTGGTTGAAGCACTGGTATACTTCGGAGGAATGGACACGGTGGGTCTTGTCGCGGGAACAGCCGGTCCGGTGATCCTGAAGCATCCCTGCGTGTCCGAAGAGAACCGGATTGTGGAAATCGGCCTGGCCGGACTCCTGTGTGCCGGGGAGGCAGACGGTGGATAA
- a CDS encoding MFS transporter, whose amino-acid sequence MKKYSVLAASVLMMLFIGFHMAWSTFVPVLRQTYGLTTAQTQTIFGTCVLFVTIFMFVGSQVEARIGPRITSIIGGMIYGTSYILAGHSNGSYISLLTLIGLASACGSGLCYMSPVSCAAKWFPRRRSLAIGLVVAGFGGSAIFVSRLGEYLLIRQVPVLSIFTYLGIASLIVVTVAALFLQNPPVDESTVISNPKADKILAVLKDRNFLGLFCGFFPASCVGLICIGNIKPFGLSLGMNLAVAGMAVTVMAVFNTAGRVGWGLIGSLMDGKKAIFISLVSTSIVCLAAPFAITGSITFQSFAVLAGFNYGACLVLYAAEIAHIYGAQRMGRIYSILIVFNGFAGFFAPPLAGKMFDSMGTYSTVFLLFGGLTIIGTFLFHFIYQPGGVVEQRGRVPQRNR is encoded by the coding sequence TTGAAAAAGTACAGTGTCCTGGCCGCATCTGTCCTGATGATGCTCTTCATCGGCTTTCATATGGCATGGAGTACATTTGTCCCTGTCCTGCGGCAGACCTACGGACTGACTACCGCTCAAACACAGACTATCTTCGGTACCTGCGTTCTCTTTGTGACGATTTTCATGTTTGTCGGGAGCCAGGTTGAAGCTCGCATCGGTCCCAGGATTACATCGATTATCGGCGGGATGATCTACGGGACGAGTTATATTCTGGCCGGTCATTCCAATGGATCCTATATCTCCCTTTTAACCTTGATCGGACTTGCCAGTGCCTGCGGCTCGGGGCTCTGTTACATGAGTCCCGTTTCCTGCGCGGCGAAATGGTTTCCCCGGAGGAGAAGCCTGGCGATCGGACTGGTTGTCGCCGGCTTCGGCGGCAGCGCCATATTTGTGTCGCGTCTCGGTGAATACCTGTTGATCCGGCAGGTCCCCGTTCTGAGTATTTTCACATACCTCGGTATCGCCTCACTCATTGTTGTTACAGTGGCCGCCCTGTTTCTGCAGAATCCTCCCGTCGATGAAAGCACGGTCATCAGCAACCCAAAGGCAGACAAGATATTGGCTGTCTTGAAGGATCGCAATTTCCTGGGTCTTTTCTGCGGGTTCTTTCCGGCATCCTGTGTCGGGTTAATCTGTATCGGCAACATTAAACCCTTCGGACTTTCTCTGGGCATGAATCTGGCGGTAGCGGGCATGGCCGTGACCGTCATGGCCGTTTTCAACACGGCAGGCCGCGTTGGCTGGGGACTGATCGGCTCCCTGATGGACGGAAAAAAGGCAATCTTCATCTCCCTTGTGAGCACCAGCATCGTCTGCCTGGCGGCGCCGTTTGCAATAACGGGCAGTATAACGTTCCAGAGTTTCGCCGTCCTTGCCGGGTTTAACTACGGTGCCTGCCTGGTGCTGTACGCCGCGGAAATTGCCCATATCTACGGGGCGCAGCGGATGGGGAGGATCTATTCCATTCTTATCGTTTTCAACGGTTTTGCCGGGTTTTTTGCTCCTCCTCTTGCCGGAAAAATGTTTGACTCCATGGGTACTTATTCAACGGTATTTTTACTGTTCGGCGGGCTCACCATCATCGGGACGTTTCTGTTCCATTTCATTTATCAACCTGGTGGCGTGGTCGAACAGAGAGGACGCGTTCCACAGAGGAACCGATGA
- a CDS encoding branched-chain amino acid ABC transporter permease LivH (LivHMGF is the membrane component of the LIV-I/LS branched-chain amino acid transporter), giving the protein MDYFFELFLSGITRGSIYALIALGYTMVYGIIQLINFAHGEIYMIGAFTALIFASAFSLLGMSGPSLLILVGVIAMIYSSAYGYTIEKIAYKPLRGAHRLSPLISAIGMSIFLQNYVLLAQTSDFLSFPSLIREFEFMAPVSHIIRSSELIIVVTTVIATLVLTLFIKFTRIGKAMRATSQDKTMAVLLGVNVNRVISTTFIVGSALAAIGGVLISSHIGQINFYIGFIAGIKAFTAAVLGGIGSIPGAVLGGMVLGWTESFATGYVSSDYEDVFAFALLVLILIFKPTGILGKASTDKV; this is encoded by the coding sequence ATGGACTACTTTTTTGAACTTTTTCTCAGCGGCATCACCCGGGGGAGCATCTATGCCCTGATCGCGCTGGGCTATACCATGGTTTACGGAATCATCCAGCTCATCAATTTCGCCCACGGTGAGATCTACATGATCGGGGCCTTCACGGCGCTCATCTTTGCCAGCGCTTTTTCCCTGCTGGGCATGAGCGGTCCCTCCCTGCTGATCCTGGTCGGCGTTATTGCCATGATTTACTCGTCGGCCTATGGATACACCATTGAAAAAATAGCCTACAAACCTCTTCGGGGTGCCCATCGACTTTCCCCCCTTATCAGTGCCATAGGCATGTCCATTTTTCTCCAGAACTACGTGCTCCTGGCCCAGACCTCGGATTTTCTTTCCTTCCCGAGCCTGATCAGGGAGTTTGAATTCATGGCTCCCGTTTCCCACATCATACGCTCCTCGGAGCTGATCATCGTCGTCACCACCGTCATCGCAACGCTGGTTCTGACGTTGTTCATCAAGTTCACCCGTATCGGCAAGGCCATGCGCGCCACGTCCCAGGACAAGACCATGGCCGTGCTGCTGGGTGTGAATGTAAACCGGGTGATATCAACGACCTTCATTGTAGGCTCGGCTCTGGCAGCCATCGGCGGAGTCCTCATATCGTCCCACATCGGCCAGATCAACTTCTACATCGGGTTCATTGCCGGCATCAAGGCATTCACCGCCGCTGTCCTCGGCGGTATCGGCAGCATTCCCGGAGCCGTCCTGGGAGGCATGGTACTCGGCTGGACTGAAAGTTTCGCCACGGGCTACGTGTCCAGTGACTATGAAGACGTCTTTGCCTTCGCATTGCTCGTGCTCATCCTTATCTTCAAGCCCACGGGGATACTCGGCAAGGCTTCGACGGACAAGGTGTAG
- a CDS encoding patatin-like phospholipase family protein: protein MKKSRTSPSIDAVVFAGGGTRCFWQVGFWDAISGMMELQPKRVAAASAGAAMACVVFSGKTKETLERFKEATARNRRNVYLSNFFGGDPVFPHYGMYRKAILEAVDTSALRILHEGPDIRVLLSLPPRRMGARCAAVVGILGYMAERYLKDPVHPSFGRHLGFSPRVVSVRECVTVDELADLILASSCTPPLTPLLTWRGESVLDGGLVDNVPVGILGGSGGNTLVLLTRTYDTNRIPPVPNMTYVQPSRPISISKWDYTNPAGLQEVFDLGRSDGEAFCRGRGLRP, encoded by the coding sequence TTGAAGAAGTCAAGAACGTCCCCCTCAATAGACGCGGTGGTCTTTGCCGGCGGCGGAACCAGATGCTTCTGGCAGGTGGGCTTCTGGGATGCTATCTCGGGAATGATGGAACTTCAGCCCAAGCGGGTTGCCGCCGCGAGTGCCGGGGCGGCCATGGCCTGTGTCGTTTTTTCCGGGAAGACGAAGGAAACTCTGGAGCGCTTCAAGGAGGCCACGGCCCGGAACCGCCGGAACGTGTATCTGTCGAATTTTTTTGGCGGCGATCCCGTCTTTCCCCACTACGGCATGTATCGAAAGGCAATCCTCGAAGCAGTCGATACCTCCGCCCTGCGCATTCTCCACGAGGGGCCCGACATACGGGTACTCCTCAGCCTCCCGCCGCGCCGGATGGGAGCACGGTGTGCCGCCGTGGTCGGCATCCTCGGCTACATGGCCGAACGGTACCTCAAGGATCCGGTGCACCCCTCGTTCGGCAGGCACCTGGGATTCTCTCCCCGGGTCGTGTCGGTCAGGGAGTGCGTCACCGTCGACGAACTGGCGGATCTGATTCTCGCGTCGTCCTGCACGCCGCCTTTAACGCCCCTCCTCACCTGGAGGGGAGAATCCGTGCTGGACGGGGGCCTCGTGGACAATGTTCCCGTGGGCATTCTTGGCGGTTCGGGAGGAAACACCCTGGTGCTTCTCACGAGAACGTACGACACCAACCGGATACCCCCGGTGCCGAACATGACCTACGTCCAGCCCTCGAGGCCCATCTCCATTTCGAAATGGGACTACACAAACCCCGCAGGACTCCAGGAAGTCTTCGATCTGGGCCGCTCCGACGGTGAGGCCTTCTGCCGCGGCAGGGGTCTACGCCCATGA
- a CDS encoding acetate--CoA ligase family protein yields MPENPLTLLMNPKSIAVVGANNDPMKMGTIQALSIVKDGYKGAFYPIHLTEKTVLGYRAYASARDLPEPPDLVVFIVPNKAITDLLEDFGKIGTSRAIIVTAGYKETGAAGLEMEKRIIETAERYGMRFVGPNCLGIINSEIHLNTTVAPFHPGPGLLGFASQSGTYVTQALSYLRKRGIRFSKAISLGNEANIDIVDALEYLGDDEQTKAIILYIEGIRDGRRFVDAARRITRKKPVVAQYVGGSVSGARAGLSHTGAMAGPDFLYDGILRQAGIIRVGSIEELYTHGWTLATQPPLAGNRVGVMTNSGGPATAISYTCDLVGLEVPRFSDALQRKIKKHIEPHASAANPVDLTFHLDMKKLALTLPEMMIKSGEVDAIVLHGAMQSGFMKEIHAHVVDLVGGIGVEDFLQMTPPVSKEAFELTRGYGIPMVVSSFFGAEDGYTKGYLEADTPVFHSPEHAARALGSLYRYKLIRERKPADWTVLPPPRETAVDSILRAQEAGRKALDEHEAKRVLAAYGVPVAREVLAVTESEALEAADSIGYPVALKACSWEIMHKSGAGLIALNIDSAERLRDAFLSIRNAAGNPVPVLVQEMLRGNREFLAGMTRFEGFGPCVVFGLGGVFTEIYRDTTLRVAPIADTDAEEMFEDIRARELLHDFRGMPPVDSDRLRDIVKAVGTVALLHPEIAEIDLNPIIISGADPVVADALIVLGDTPAFQVP; encoded by the coding sequence ATGCCGGAAAATCCATTGACCCTGCTCATGAACCCAAAGTCCATCGCTGTCGTGGGTGCGAACAACGACCCCATGAAAATGGGAACTATTCAGGCACTCAGCATTGTGAAGGACGGCTATAAAGGCGCCTTTTACCCGATCCATCTTACGGAAAAAACAGTCCTTGGCTACAGGGCTTACGCATCGGCCCGGGATCTGCCTGAACCCCCCGACCTGGTCGTTTTCATCGTTCCGAACAAGGCGATTACGGATCTGTTGGAGGATTTCGGAAAAATCGGGACCAGTCGGGCCATTATTGTCACCGCCGGTTATAAGGAAACAGGCGCGGCCGGCTTGGAGATGGAAAAGAGAATCATTGAAACGGCCGAGCGTTACGGGATGCGTTTCGTGGGGCCTAATTGCCTGGGAATCATCAATTCAGAGATTCATTTGAATACGACGGTGGCTCCCTTTCACCCTGGGCCGGGTCTGCTCGGGTTCGCCTCTCAGAGCGGTACGTACGTCACGCAGGCGCTGTCCTACCTGAGAAAAAGGGGAATCCGGTTCAGCAAGGCCATCAGCCTGGGCAATGAAGCAAATATCGACATTGTGGACGCCCTCGAGTACCTGGGTGACGACGAACAGACAAAGGCCATAATTCTGTATATAGAAGGAATACGGGACGGACGACGATTTGTCGATGCCGCCCGCAGGATCACGCGGAAAAAACCGGTAGTGGCTCAATATGTCGGCGGATCGGTCTCCGGAGCCCGTGCCGGGTTAAGCCACACGGGTGCCATGGCGGGTCCCGATTTCCTCTATGACGGTATCCTCAGGCAGGCAGGGATAATCCGTGTGGGCTCCATCGAAGAGCTCTACACCCACGGCTGGACGCTGGCAACGCAACCGCCCCTGGCCGGGAACCGCGTGGGAGTGATGACGAATTCAGGCGGGCCCGCGACGGCCATTTCTTACACCTGCGATCTGGTCGGGCTGGAAGTCCCCCGGTTCTCCGATGCCCTGCAGCGAAAAATCAAAAAACACATAGAGCCCCATGCATCGGCGGCGAACCCCGTGGACCTGACCTTTCACCTGGACATGAAAAAACTCGCCCTGACGTTGCCTGAAATGATGATTAAAAGCGGTGAAGTGGATGCCATTGTCCTGCACGGAGCCATGCAATCCGGGTTCATGAAAGAAATTCATGCCCATGTCGTCGACCTCGTCGGAGGTATCGGCGTGGAAGATTTTCTGCAGATGACCCCGCCCGTCAGCAAAGAAGCATTTGAGCTGACCCGCGGCTACGGTATTCCGATGGTAGTTTCATCCTTTTTCGGGGCTGAAGACGGTTACACGAAAGGGTACCTGGAAGCCGACACTCCGGTATTCCATTCTCCGGAACATGCCGCGCGGGCCCTGGGCTCCCTGTACCGCTACAAGCTGATACGGGAGCGGAAGCCGGCCGATTGGACCGTTCTTCCGCCGCCCCGTGAAACGGCGGTGGATAGTATCCTGCGGGCACAGGAGGCGGGCAGGAAGGCTCTGGATGAACATGAGGCCAAACGGGTCCTGGCCGCGTACGGTGTGCCCGTCGCCAGAGAGGTACTGGCCGTTACCGAGAGTGAAGCGCTCGAAGCTGCCGACAGCATCGGATATCCTGTGGCGCTCAAGGCCTGCAGCTGGGAGATCATGCACAAAAGCGGGGCGGGTCTGATCGCTCTCAACATAGACTCTGCCGAACGTCTCAGGGATGCTTTCCTGTCCATACGGAACGCGGCCGGGAATCCGGTTCCGGTGCTGGTGCAGGAGATGCTGCGCGGTAACAGGGAATTCCTGGCGGGCATGACCCGTTTCGAGGGATTCGGACCCTGCGTGGTCTTTGGTCTCGGCGGCGTTTTTACCGAGATCTACCGTGATACGACACTGCGCGTTGCTCCGATAGCCGATACCGATGCGGAAGAAATGTTTGAGGACATCCGCGCCAGGGAGCTGCTTCATGACTTCCGAGGCATGCCGCCTGTGGACAGTGACAGATTGCGGGACATAGTCAAGGCGGTGGGAACGGTGGCGCTTCTGCACCCGGAAATAGCCGAGATCGATCTCAACCCGATCATTATAAGCGGTGCGGACCCTGTCGTGGCCGACGCCCTGATCGTGCTGGGAGACACTCCGGCCTTTCAGGTACCCTGA
- a CDS encoding phosphate acyltransferase: MIRSLADFTRIAKEKGPKRLAVLAPEDEEFMRAVKTAWEMGYIEPVLIGNDEKMERVAERVEFNIDRFEKIPGTGQQDISDLGIQMIFSGELPMASKGQIPTSFIYRSIIREEARAASGMTVSVITFWEIPGMDHLVAFTDTGVNIIPDARTKTRIIMNAAFVFRLMGIPRPRITVLSGKRGIGPDLPSHRDYRFLKKAAAAGELGDCEIIEATSFTEIFRGSCGRDTLREDTAGEKIPHILLVPCLDTGNILCKLDFFLDVTRASLVATSRGPVCIPSRSDLSDNIVQQLAMCVVLADNMEKVNGRGGPT; encoded by the coding sequence ATGATTCGATCGTTGGCTGACTTTACACGGATTGCAAAGGAAAAAGGACCCAAAAGGCTTGCCGTGCTGGCTCCGGAGGACGAGGAATTCATGCGGGCCGTCAAGACAGCCTGGGAGATGGGCTACATCGAACCTGTTCTCATCGGCAACGATGAGAAGATGGAACGGGTCGCGGAGCGGGTCGAATTCAACATCGACAGATTCGAGAAAATTCCCGGTACCGGGCAACAGGATATCTCTGACCTGGGGATTCAAATGATCTTCTCGGGCGAGTTGCCCATGGCCAGCAAGGGCCAGATTCCAACGTCCTTCATCTACCGCTCGATCATCCGCGAGGAGGCGAGGGCAGCCTCCGGCATGACCGTCAGCGTGATCACCTTCTGGGAGATACCCGGCATGGACCATCTGGTGGCCTTTACGGACACGGGCGTCAACATAATTCCCGACGCGAGGACCAAGACCAGGATCATCATGAACGCCGCCTTTGTCTTCCGCCTCATGGGAATTCCAAGGCCCAGAATAACCGTCCTGTCGGGAAAACGGGGGATAGGCCCCGATCTTCCCTCGCACCGGGACTACCGGTTCCTGAAGAAGGCCGCCGCAGCCGGCGAACTGGGAGACTGCGAGATCATCGAGGCCACGTCGTTTACGGAGATTTTTCGAGGTTCCTGCGGCCGGGATACGCTCCGGGAGGATACGGCGGGAGAGAAGATTCCCCACATCCTGCTGGTCCCCTGCCTCGATACCGGAAACATCCTCTGCAAGCTCGACTTCTTTCTCGATGTGACACGCGCCTCGCTGGTCGCCACGTCCAGGGGACCGGTGTGTATTCCCTCCAGGTCTGACCTCAGCGACAACATTGTTCAACAGCTGGCCATGTGTGTTGTCCTGGCGGACAACATGGAAAAGGTGAATGGGAGAGGTGGACCGACATGA
- a CDS encoding branched-chain amino acid ABC transporter substrate-binding protein — protein sequence MKKIVISFVAVLFLFCAGNLYAQDVIRLGVAGAHSGDLASYGIPSSHAAKLVVDEINAKGGVLGKQVVIMQEDDVCRPEVGANVATKLVSNNVDLVLGHICSGSTEAALPIYKDAGIVAMAPSATKVELTKSGDYPNFFRTISPDDAQAKLQADFCIEQLKVKTAAVLHDKGAYGKALAEEVKQYLEEGNVKVVLMEGITPGAVDYSAVISKVNRSGAEVVIWGGYHPEAAKLVTGMKKRNMDVIFIGPDGVRDDTFIKVAGEYAEGVYATGPIDTTSYPLAIAAIERHREVYGSDPGAFYLNAYAAAIALLNAIEKAGSTDYDKIVHALRTEWVETPLGEISFDERGDAIGIGFAMYQVQNNAYAEVGK from the coding sequence ATGAAAAAGATCGTTATCAGTTTTGTTGCCGTCCTGTTCCTGTTTTGTGCGGGGAACCTCTATGCTCAGGACGTGATCAGGCTTGGTGTTGCCGGGGCGCACAGCGGGGACCTCGCATCCTACGGCATTCCTTCATCCCATGCAGCCAAGCTGGTGGTCGACGAGATTAACGCCAAGGGCGGCGTCCTCGGGAAGCAGGTGGTCATCATGCAGGAAGACGATGTGTGCAGGCCTGAAGTCGGCGCGAACGTTGCCACGAAGCTCGTATCGAACAATGTTGACTTGGTGCTCGGACACATCTGCAGCGGTTCCACCGAGGCCGCATTACCCATCTACAAGGATGCGGGTATCGTTGCCATGGCCCCCTCGGCCACGAAGGTGGAATTGACGAAGTCCGGTGATTATCCGAATTTTTTCAGGACCATTTCCCCTGACGATGCCCAGGCGAAACTCCAGGCGGATTTCTGTATTGAACAACTCAAAGTCAAGACCGCGGCTGTTCTTCATGATAAAGGAGCCTACGGAAAGGCGCTGGCTGAAGAAGTGAAGCAGTACCTGGAAGAAGGGAATGTCAAGGTAGTGCTTATGGAGGGAATTACCCCCGGTGCCGTGGACTACTCGGCGGTGATCAGCAAGGTGAACCGTTCCGGAGCCGAGGTCGTGATCTGGGGCGGATACCATCCTGAGGCGGCAAAACTCGTCACCGGCATGAAGAAAAGGAATATGGATGTGATATTCATCGGTCCCGACGGCGTTCGGGACGACACCTTCATAAAAGTCGCAGGTGAATACGCCGAGGGCGTTTACGCCACGGGTCCCATCGATACCACGTCGTACCCTCTTGCCATCGCCGCCATCGAACGGCACCGTGAAGTCTACGGTTCCGATCCGGGCGCTTTCTATCTGAATGCCTACGCGGCCGCCATCGCGCTGCTCAACGCCATCGAGAAAGCGGGATCCACCGACTATGACAAGATCGTGCATGCCCTGCGGACCGAATGGGTTGAAACGCCATTGGGGGAAATAAGCTTTGATGAACGGGGCGACGCGATAGGTATAGGCTTTGCCATGTACCAGGTTCAGAACAACGCGTACGCGGAGGTGGGAAAGTAA